ATATATATGTTTAGTCAGATGACAAATCTAAATCATTCTCCAGAGATGGCTAGAGAAAAACACTCTACAATGCTTGAAGAAAATCAACTACACACAAGAATTTCTTACTGGAGAAGAATAACTATTGGGCCTGAACAacgaacaaaaacaaaaatgctaTAAATATGATTACATCAGTCGTAtcccaaaaatgtaaaaaaagtaACCTACACATTACATTACATTGCATAATGTCATATTCAGTGAATCAGTGCGTAGGGGGGGATACTTGGGTGAGGGTTTAAATTCCATGACTCATTGTAGCTGAGAGTAACAGTGAGAGTCGTtggaaaatttatttgaaagacatcggtaaaaaaaaagattttattacattaaattatttgaCCTCTATATGCGCATATGTTTTCACAGTTATGGCCAATCACTTTTtgtcaaagaaaaagagaaccAAATTCCATTTATTTTCCTAAGATTTgtcgtattttattttatttgtgtaATAATAGAGAACTGCATGAACAGGTGGATGCAAGAAGAACACATGTGTGCATGttatataacattttcaaacaaaaactaACGATAGTAACAAATCAagcaatattttcaaatatccCCTCATCCAGAATAAAGATCGCATTATTGTTGTATCGGTCTCAATTCAACTACgtcataaataaaaatgatcagATACATACGAGAATGAGAATGAACAAAAAACACAATCGAAAAAGTtgaatattacaattacaaAAAAGGttagatattaaaatatattaaaatattttgaacaaaaaataaaaatcaaaacaaatagaaattgctaaactaaataaatataactatcCCGCGCAAATAGAAGTACGAAAATAGAGTAGTACTAGAATTCCTCCCAAAACCAATctatttacataatagtaaacaaatataattaaatttcaaaagcGTAAATTACTTATGCACATCAAAGTACCTACCATACCATCGCTGACATCAATGACAATAACTTCGGACGAACCGAAATATTTGAAACAAAAGTTGTTATATCATACGTTCAAATGTTAATTTAGAATATAACAATTAAATTtacaacaaattttaaatattatggtATACAATTAACAAACAGTCCGCACTAAGCGCGGAAAAACCACCGGTTGTtcttataaatgaaaatttaagaGTCTATTAAATCAATGAGACATGCCTgaattttagagattttttttttttttgaatgaatgtaaaattatattcagtCAAAACTGTGTTACATCTAGTgcttctgtttttatttatatacttaatcaactaaaataaaagaaatcttCTGTTTTCTATGTTGGATTTGGAACTTACCTTATTCCAAACCAAATGCGTAAACTCCTTTCCAAGTATGCATGACCCGTGGCTTTGACAGCAAGAAGGTGAAACCTTATCGTTTTGTCGATAAGCTTACTCAGTATGGCAGCCGCTTTTGGTTCCTCTCCATGCCTTCTACCATTTCTTTCTCTCCAAATGCTATGGACTGCAACCTGAAGAGAGTATCTGATAAGAAACATTTCTGTTGGAGGGTAGCTTCTACCATAAACCATTTCCCCAATATCATCCCAGTCAGTGGTGAAATCATCCCTAAAAAACCCTTTCACCAGAGATTCCCACACTTCAGTCGAGTAAGGACACTGAAAGAAGAGATGTTGGCATGTCTCTTGAACTCCCTGACACATAACACACTCTGCGTTCACAGAGACATTCCAAGCTTGCATTTTGTCTCCCgtttgcaatctgttccttCTCGCAATCCATAATATGAAAGAGTATTTTGGAGTAGACTGAGGGAACCATATACCTTGACTCCAAGCGCAAGTTTGATGCTCACTTCGCACATGTTGCCAGGTCTTCTTTGAAGAGAACTTACTCACAAATTTCCCTTCACCCCACTTCCAAAGCTTAACATCATCTTTATCATCTAACCCTCCAACATGCAGCCTATCAATCTCATCTTCTATATCATTGAAAATACTCTGTCTGTGCCTCCACCGTTGATGATTTGATATAACATCTACCATCGTAGCGTTGTTTGCTATGCCCAGGGCAATAACGCCTCGATCACCTACCACCTCCTTAAGACACCCAATCTGAGACCATACTTCGTGCCAGAATGAGGTATGACTTCCATTACCGACCTCAACCTGTATAAATTACCTTGCAATACTCCTCATCTTCAGTAGCTTTTTCCACATCCAAGATCCCAAGTTTGTGTTAACTGAGATCGACCAAAAAGACCCCTTCCTTATCAAGTAGCAATGGATCCATTTGACCCACAAGGAAGAGCACGACGATGCTATTCTCCATATAAGCTTCAAGCAGTGAACATTATTTACTTCCTTCAAGGGTCTAATGCCCAAGCCGCCCTCATTCCTTGGTAGACAAATGTCTTGCCAGCTAACTTTTGCTTTCGTGGTTTTAAGATCCGGTCCAGACCACAAGAAGGCTGCGCAGAGTCGCTCTATCTCTTTCAGGCAGCTACTTGGTAATCTGAAAGCAGCTAGCCAAAGTTTGCAAGACTCATAATGACTGAGTTGATCAGTTGATGCCGACCAGCGTGTGAGAGGAAACGACCAGTCCATGAACTCATTCTTTTCCTGATCTTTTCCACTAAAGGCATGTAGTCATTTACAGTCATCCTCTTGGTGAGTAGAGGAAGGCCTAAGTACCGTACCGGCAATTGACCTGAAGCAAAGGGAAAGCATGATAGAATTTCTGATTCCTGCTCTCCAGTAGTACCAGCCATGTAGAGAGTTGACTTTTCCAAGCATGATAGAATTTTAGAGATCTTATTGGATTACGAAACATATTGCACACCAACTTCACTAGAGCAAACCTTTAACAAGATGGATGTACGTTTGAGAGATCATTAACAAATTTGATGGCATCTTTTTGTGATAAATTTGGAGGGTCGAAGGTTTAGCTTTGAGCATGTGTGACATTTCATTACAGGTTTCCTACGAGATTTTTCATTGTCCATAAGTCTTGAGTGAATGATTCACAACTTCATATCCACCAACATAAATTCTATTGTATTTTTCCATTGAAAGTTATCCAGTGATGTTACGAAGAAATTAATAGCATTTCAGATACTAGCTAAGACTTTCCTTCGAGAGAATTATCATTAGAGAAACAAATTTAATCACGTTATGTGAGTCCTTTCATGGTGACTGACTTGTTATACATACCTGAAAACATCACAAACGGAACTGGAGGATAATTTGGATCCCCATGCCTAGATGAAGGGGGCAATTAAGCAGCAAACTGAGACAGCCGTCAGCTCTTTTAGAGGGTTTAGTTAGTGAAAGCACTGAAAACACATTTTGACACATGAGCGGATGGTTGGGTGTGAGATTGGTGATGGAACCAAGTAGTTGGTTGTAAAACTCTCCCTACTTAGTCGATGGTCGATGGTGGTCGAGTGGTGCCCTTGCGAATCAAAATGaactaaaaaaagaaagagttaaTTAACAATGCTAATaaacagagaaaacaaaatGGATAAGGTGGAAATGGTTGATGGTCGATGAGATGGCCGATTGATGGAAAACAATCCAATTGGTTTTAAATTCTTATTGGATCGATTTAGTGGATGTATGGATATGGATTGACTTGCTCAATATGGTGGGTTGATTGTCTTTCTCAATCTGTGAACCAAGAGTCCCTGACTCACACAAACAAACTAATATTCACAAATCAGTAGAAATGAAGTGCTTCTCGGTTCTCACACTTGAATTCATAATGAGAATCAATTTAATTCAAGACATAATTCTTTGagaatatggaaaaaaaatggTAGATCTATTTAGAGATTGAAAGGTGATTTACAAATGAAGATTAAGCTGAGCTTACCTAGGCTTGTTGCTCAATTCTCAAAGATAGAAAAATTTTAAGGAAACATatcaaacaaaaatctaaatgTTGGAGGGTTTGAAAGGATTTAGCTGAGTCAAAGGATATTATTTGACTTTCTTGATTCTTGACAAATTTGGCATGAACTAGTGATGTTCGGGAGTGTCCAGGTTCGttacaaatatcaaaaatccccagaaataagaaaaaaagcCGTTAGAACTCTTTGACTGAAAATGTACATGAAACCAAATAAGAAAGGCCAGTCAATATGAGACTTTAAGTGATAAAGTGCGTTTTAATTCTTCTTTTAATGTATTCAACCTTCTCTGGTTTGTGGAAAATCAATAGGGTCGGCATATCTTGGTTGGTAATGTGCAAAACAATTTGGGATATCTAACTTGCCACAATTAGCTCCAGTTTACTTTCTTGGAATTTAAGTGGGATCCATCAGATATAGTGTGGTATGGGGTTCCATAAAGTGTTTTAAGGACTTCTAGAAGAAGAACAAAGCAGCATGACTTCCACAATTAAGTTTTGCTTGGTGCAAAGATCTTCTGAATAAGGTAAGTGTAGAACCGGTTTGACCCATCTTAATAAATTGAGCATATCCTGATATTTATGATCTTTCTCCTGGTTTTGGGCTTTGTTGGCTTGGTAAAAGATCCATTTTGAATATCATGATTGGATTTTTTGAAGGATGTTTTATAGTTGGACTGTGGAATCCATTTTAGTTGGTTGATACTCTTAGAAGAATGTGTTGCAGAACCTCGAGTTTGTAACTTGCACAACTTTCTGGTCCATTCAGATTTTAGGATGCTTCCACTTGGTTTTGACACATTGTTGAGTGTAGAATTCAAGCTCTTGGTTGGTGagatatgttttttaaatacACATATGTTGTAGTCAGTTCTTCAGTTGGTTGAATGATGTATTTGGTTGGTCCAGCTACAATTCTGGATATTGCATCACAGTTCCACCTAAATCTCAAAACCACTGAAAGTGAAAAACCAGCTAAAAATATGAATAACATACCATCTTAAATATTTTTCCGAATGAACAATTTTGTTGAAGAAGAAAACACTACATGGTGTTGAAGCCTCTGTACTATCATATCAATCCCTTAGAGAGTTCACAATTAACCAATTATCCAAATCATAAGCAATCAAGGCCTAAAATTCAATCATTGCTTTTCTACCTTCTTTGATAAATAGCAGTATGGGACAAGAAATGATTTTGCATGACTTTGATCGGATAAACGAATAAATGCTACACTATTAAAATGACTTCATCGGCCTGTGACGGCCACCAGAGACAAATTTTTCTCCACCTATATCTTATAGAATTTGAAGGTTCAATATTATTGATATAAGGGTTTACAATATATACAACAGTTTATGACCAGAGTATGGAAATTCATAAACAGAGGATcctagaatatatatatatatatatatatatatatgagatatcTTCTTTACACGCCCCCGCAAGATAGAGGGAGGTGAGTCACTCCAATCTTGTTGGAAGCTGTGATGAATGCATGTCTTGTACGGTTTGGTTAAGGCGTCTGTTAACTGATATTTGGAGGAGACATGAGAGACACACTATGAGCCTGACTGAACCAGACCTCTTATGTAGTGATAATCCAAGGCTATTTGCTTCATGCACGAGTGAAATACTGGATTGACACTTAAGTAGGTTGCACCAACATTATCACAATAGATGACTGGTGTTGTGGGCAATGTGATCTTCAAATCGGTCAGTATGTTTCAGATCCATCGAACTTTTGAAGCAGCGTTGGCAATGGCTCGATATTCTGCTTCCATAGATGAGcgagctacaccattctgcttcTTTGTGGACCAGGAGATCGGTTGTTTGCAAAGATAGATGACGTACGCATTGGTGAAGACATAGTCATCAACAtgaccagcccaatctgcatctgaTAATGCATGAAGAATCAGAGGATTATGAGCCTGCAGTAGAATACCATGTGTAGTAGTCCCTGCAAGATAGTGAAGCACTCGCTTAGCAGCTTGCCAATCCTCATCAGACAGACGATGCATGAACTGTGAGAGACTTTCACAGCAAACGCAATGTCAGGACACGTAAAAGAGAGGCATTGAAAATTGCCTACAACCATCATGTACTCCGGGGCATTTTGAAGAGGTGTACCCGATTTAAGATAAGAGTTTTGGAGTCGTTTGCATAGGTGTCGCAATCGACTTGGCTGCAAGCATGTTAGTCTCCGCCAAGAGATCTAGTATATACTTGCCTTGCATTAGATGTAGACCCTGCTTCATACGGGTGACTTCAATCCCTAGAAAGTAGCTGACATCACCCTCATCTTTAAGTCATAACCGAGATCCTAAAGCTTCAATGATGCGTGAGGTTGCATCATGATTATTCCATGTAACAAGAATGTCAGCTACATACAACAAGACATAGATGAGAATGGTTTCACTggataaaataaattaagaagCATCTGCAAAGCTGTTAACAAAGCCGATTTGAGTGAGAAAATTCTTCAATTCCATGTACCATGTACGCAGAGCTTGTTTAAATCCATATATTGCTTTTTTCAAGCGACAAACATGGTGTGGTCTATCAGGATCCAGAAAGCCTGGAGGCTGTTCCATGAAAACCTCCTCGTCCAAAGTCCCATGAAGAAATACCTGATATACATCAAGTTGTCCAACCGTCCATGAGTTTTTCACAGCCTGACCGGGAACCAATCTTTTTTGTCACATATTTTATCACCGGACTGAACATTTCTTTATAATCTAGACCATACTGCTGATGCTTTCCTTTCGCAGCCAAGCGTGATTTCGTTTGCAAGCTTACCAGTAGTAAGTAAGTAGATTGTGCTACAGGAACAATATCAGGAGCTGACGGTTTGAATCTTGACCATTGGCTCTTTGGATGGTGGAGGTAGGGACATTGGTTGAGCCAGTTAGCCTTTGAGTAGATTGTGTCGGTTGGTTTGGGTTAGTAGGTTGGCCAGTGGGGCTgagagatggagaagaagaagtagaTGCAGTGGAGGAAGTAGATGAGTGTGAAAAAGAAGGCAATACCTGAGATGGAGCTGGAGTTGGAGCAAACGTCTGAGATAATGTAGGCAGGTGAGGGCATGAGCTCGAAGGTGTGAGAGGCTGAACCAGTGGAACTTTACTGAATGCATGTGATGTTGTACCATGAATCTCTTCTAAATTGACGAGCACTAGCTTGAGCTTTAGGTGATGCCATTGTTCGAAACAGATAAGTTTACTCATCAAAATGAACATGCCGCGACGTATACATTCTGCCTGTTGTCAGCTCCAGACACAAGTATGCACTCTGAGTAAGAGAATAACCCATGAACGCACAAGGTTTAGACCTGTCGTCTCGTCTAGCTTGTAAGCAGTGTAAGGCCTAAGCCATGGAAAGCATAGACAACCAAAACTCCTTAGATTTTCATAATACGGTGTTCCTCCAAGCAACCTCTGGTATGGTGATTGATTGTCCAGCAACCTCTGGGTTTCCATGGTATCGTTGGAGTTGCAGGGAAGGGAGACGCGTTCTGCTGCATATCTTGGAGTTGAGGACAACGTTGTGTGCTATGTCCATGCGTGCTGAAGATTTGACAACGGTCAAGGTAGAAACATGGCTGACGGTTACATGAGCGATTGTATTGCTTCTGGTTGTTTTCATTCCAATTTTTTTGTTGCTTGGAAGCATAACGCTGGTTCTGCTGATTCTGACGCGAGTTGTTGTTGTCGTTGTTGTTGTAATCAACATTATCAAAGAACCGTAGATGAGGTGCTGGAGCCGCATAGAGTAGCTTGAGTTCGTTGTTTAACAGTTGTTCATGAAGCTCAGTCAAGGACGGTGGTGTGTCCCGGGCTTCAAATTGATCAACAATATGTTTGTACTCATCGAGAAGCCCCTCTAGTATGAACTCGATTTGATCCTCGAGTTCCAGAGGCTTACCAAGGATAGCAAGCTGATCAATTCGCATGGTGAAGCCTTGAAAGTATTCATCTATCGTGCGGTTTCCTTTTTTATGAGCAGAGTATGAAAAGTCATAAACAGATGATCCTAGAACTACATATAAACGAGATATCTTCTTTACATATCTATCCAGtgtcttaaaataatattttatgtgcTCCCTAAAGTTATTATGTTACTAACTTAAATAAAcctacaaacttttttttttataaaaaagcatATATCATGTTTCATTTGTAACCCAAATCCCATGCAATTCAACTTGTAATTTACAGATGACCACAGAGCTTTGTTGGTTGAACTTtcgatataatatattttttttaaaacacatgattatttttgtttacaaaattttatttaatagaaattataaatgcatccataatttatttattggagagttttcaaatatgacCTAAATTTCAAATCAACTTCGAAGGTAATCTTTTTTGGAGTTACATTGACCCTATTAACTTCAGAAGGTCAAGTTATTCATGAAAAtgtcactatttttttttctgaaaaatgattgttttactctatcttccttatctttttcttttagttaCAACATTGTTAATatcatcaatacaccaaccaccatgaacatcTAATGTCAAGCTCTAAATGCACCTAAAATCAACATCTACATCTTCATATTCTTATTTCTTACACACACAAACAATTTTCCTGTCACTTCCCCTCTTATTTCATCCCCTTATTAGGTTACTCAATTTCATGATTCTTAGTCAAGAACGAGTTAGTAACTTGCATTAGAAGTGATGTGTAATTGGAAAAGCTAAACATGAATCATACCGGATCTAAGaatgatatttgattttttttagatcTGTTTCATGAACAAGACTTCTAAGTCTTCTGGTCATTGCTAGGTTAATTTTGCAACCGACTATTTTCTGTGTTTTCCGTAGAAGACTTTTAGAGAAGTTTTCCTCTTAAATTTTGATTTCCCACTTAATTCATGTGAAGTCTTCCGTGAGAGTCTACTTGAGAATTTTGTTCGTGAAGTCTGCTATGTAGTCTAAAAATGCTTAAAATGATTTGAAccaaagtatttaaaaaaaaaaaaaattctaagcttaaataagaagaaaacaatTACAACAAAGAAAGATGTCTttcgttcaaaaaaaagaaagaaagataaaccaagaaaaatacaattttaagcTAAAATAATCACATTAAATTGAATCTAAACATGCATAtcataaaattcttaaaatgattTCAaccaaagaatttttttttaaaaaaacatctaagcttaaataagaagaaaacaattacaataaaaaaagatGTCTTACTTTTTAGAAAGAAAGATAAACCAAGAAAATACAATTTAAagctaaaataataacattaaatTGAATCTATAACTTTATTTAGATTTAGCACACAAAAACGCACAAAACAAATTggtgaaaaaataaaatcttaccAATTTTGGCAGTTTGCATAGCAGATTTCCCCAAAAAACTTCTTCGGAAGTTGTGAAGTCTTATGGAGAAGTATGCTAATGAAATCCAAAGTCCGACTCAtatctgaaaaacatgcatatcaaAAACGCTAAATGgttcaaaacagaaaaaaacttcaaaaataaatatgtttatgcttaaataataaataaagtaaTCACATTAGGTTGAATATATACCTTTTtcaaatctaacatataaaacacacaaaaatacatatacaaaatttatagatctacTTTTAAAGGAGTGAAAGATAAAAACTATGAAACGAAAAACTTGCAAAGGCAAGATAAAGTAACGATAAAGATATGAACAAAAAGATGAGAAATTGATGTAAAGTTTGGTGTcttcaagttcaaagagattatagAAAGGTTGGAGAGTTCTAACGAAATAAGTCAAGGGACCATCTGTTCTTCGCCTGCCCATAAACTTATATGCTATGGATAGAAGTGATAGATACTTTATTGGGTAGAGCTCTGGATCCAGATTGGGACAGCACTTTTGCTCACCTAACAACACGGGGTTTCGATCATCTTTGCTACATTCTATTGAAATTGGTGTTTcaagttacaatatatatgatttgGAGGGAGAGAAATGACATGATGCATCTTAAGAAGCACGACAGGCTAATCAACTGGTTAAGATCATGTTCGTGAGATACTGGGAGAAGCCACACTTAAGAGGACTTCTGAAGCTTTAGTACGGAGCACACACCTAGATTAGAGCTATATTCTTTCAATTTAATCATGTACATAAACATTATTTTCTctgatgatcaataaatttaacatttcataaaagaaaattagatcgtttaaacataaatattgatGCAATATTATCATAAATACTAATTCCATTACAACATTTAATGGGTACATGGtcaattatatatctttttgtttCACATTGAAATGacacatttaaaatattgtgAAGCACGATTCACTGATTTACAGTCGCTGCGGCTATGTTTCTGCGGCTAAGTTTCTGCGTCTAAGTTTATGCGTCTCCGGCAATGTATTAGCGACTGCTTTGGGTTTTCTGCGTCTACGGCTTTGTTATTTTTCTCTCCATCACAGAGCTTTTTATTTACGCAGCTGCCAGACGCGGCGACTATGAAACGAACAGAGCTAATACCAGCTTTAAAAGTTTtgcttatcaaaatataaaattaatcaaattatgttgtttgaataatattgttgtaaatattttttcgtacaaatattcatttgtatacacatttttaattatatattatgacaATAACTGTGAATTATGTTTATACAAAAATGATGGACACAATAAATTATCCTAAATAACCTATTTAGAAAAACATAAGGTTTTCACTTGTACAAATTTTATCATTACAACCACGTGTTAGTGGTCCAGTTCTTAAACTCAACCTGAGAAGTCATGGGTTTGAGTGTAGTTGGGAGGTGATTATCTTGAGGGACCTGCGGCCCCAATACGAAGAAGCCAACCTTGGCCACTGGTGGGATTTACATGGGTGATCACCAGCCCTCATGGATGCCTCGGCGGGCTCCCCGGCTAAGCTCCGGTGGACGGTCATTGGCGCTAGTCGGATCCTCTCGAGGCTTCGGATACCAaggtcatcaaaaaaaaaatgtatcattACCAAcaatatttaacatatttagaaaaaaaaaataaaatgttgttgtatctaataaaaacaaataaaaatatttaaatttaaatttagtaaaaataaccaaacaaTAATACATTTACGCTGCGCAGATCAAAATTTAATGCATGTTGTTACCATAACTAAGTCTGTTGGTACCATAACTAAGTCTGACTCCATCCCCCTGATACTTTGTTTTCAAACTGCTATTTGTCTCATGTGGAAAGAAAGGAACTCTAGACATCATGAAGGGCCTAGATCGGTCCATGTTGCCACCATAACACGCACCCTTGAAAAGAGTATAAGAAATCATATTGTGTCAAGAAGGTGGTTTGAAGTCTGCCCATCCTAGTACTTTCGAAGTGTGAGGATGGTTTGAACTCAGACATAATCTATGATGCTAGTCGGCTTTTACAGATTTTTCTCAGCCTTATTCTTTTTTACTACAATCCTCCGTTTTTAGTTAGAATTCCATATAGCTTGTAAATGTTTTACCTATTATTTCCTCTGACCAATAAATTTGACAGTTcatccaaagaaaaaaaaaacagagataaTTATTAgcaaacatttttgttttcgaatatttcatttttatcgtaaagtatAATGAAATAACCATTGGAGAaggttttaaatagaaaatctCAAAATAGATGTCTaatttaaatagaaattaaaaatattatttgaagaTATTACTATAAATACTCAGATATCTGAAAGATTTTAAAATGGTATTAATAGGAGTATCTcctctattttaatttttaagataCTTACTTAAGATACTCCTCTTAAACTATTGAAGATATTTAGGAGTAGGCATTATATTTACTACTTGGTCGGTATTTGGTTCGAATAGACGGTTATTTGGTTTGCCTAGATCAAGTATCAAGTAATCTATTTAAATTAGCAAGTACATGACAAATATCAagcattaaaataaaagtaactaTTTGGCAGGCTTGTTactcatttttgtttttaatgaacaAAGATACATTTTTCTAAACCATAGTAAAATAAATCGTTTATATTTCATTTACATAAGTGAATCAAACATAagtgatatatttatataagcatggagttttctctttttataaatattttcccCGAAATGACTTCTTTTTTTGACATCATTTTAAACAGACTCTATGAAGACTCTGCAAACCAAACtggtaactctgcatccatatgaacAACGAAAGACGTTTGTTTCCTGGCACTCCGTGCCATACTGTCTGCTTTTGTATTCAGCGTCGGGGtgatatgaatgatctctgAGTGAGTAAAACTTTCTTGAAGGATCTTGATGTCGTCCAAATAATTCGCAAATGCCGGCCAATCCTCTGGTGATGAAACTATCTTCACCAATTGGATACAATCCGTCGCAAAAGTAACATGGTATTGACGTAAGTTCCACATGCTTTCCATTGCCCATATGAGGGCTTCCATCTCCGAGTGTAGAGGCGAGAGACTTGCTCTTGTGTTCCTGGCTCCCATCAGTCCCTCGAAACCCGGTAGCGTGCTATACCAGCCCTGTCCCAAAAAACAAATGATGCGCTTTCCATGATCCATCCGTGAAACACCAACGACCCGAGATTAAAGGTAAATTTGTTGCTTCCATTTGTTGCACATTGGGTGCTCCATCCTTGACGGAGGCTTGAGCCTCTTCCCATAGTAGAGATTCAGTCCCTGCTAGTTTCAAAGTGTCGCGAGGATCAACATCAATATTACTAAACACTTTATTATTCCGtcccttccaaatataccataaaatccaagcaaactgatgatcatccatGTACGGAGACGCCCTCCAATATAGATAATCTAAATTTGTGGCCGGAGAAGGGAAGGTAAGTGGATTCGATGGAACTTTAGAGAGAGCCCACACTTGAACCGCCgggggacattcaaaaaacacataatTGATCGATTCCTCGCTATCTCCACATCTTGCACATTGAATATTGCCGTGCATACCCCTACTCTGCAATTTTTTCTTTACTGATATACAGCCCGATACTAACTGCCAAAGAAactgttttatttttggtgGGCAGCGTATTTTCCAAGAGTATGGTTTTAAAGAGTTAACTGTTGGTCCAATGAACGGCAACGATTTCTCTCTATCTGGGTATACTCGTTCcacctgatatcctgattttaccgtatattttccattgatggtaaaatgccatccatcttGATCAACCAAACGATGCTTACTTAAAGGAATACTTTCTATGATCTTTGCATCTTATGGTTCCAACAATGGCCGAATAACCTGAGAATTCCACGGGTGTGATGTTGAAttaatgagagaatccactgtgagaTGTGGGTAGAGATTTTGTTGATTACTGTTTGCTGGTCTcaggcgagtggttgggagccaaggatcattccatactgaaatggatgatcctgatcccacccttttgattagtcctttgctaaccaAAGATCTAGCAGATACAATATTG
This region of Brassica napus cultivar Da-Ae chromosome C5, Da-Ae, whole genome shotgun sequence genomic DNA includes:
- the LOC106414229 gene encoding uncharacterized protein LOC106414229, producing the protein MVDVISNHQRWRHRQSIFNDIEDEIDRLHVGGLDDKDDVKLWKWGEGKFVSKFSSKKTWQHVRSEHQTCAWSQGIWFPQSTPKYSFILWIARRNRLQTGDKMQAWNVSVNAECVMCQGVQETCQHLFFQCPYSTEVWESLVKGFFRDDFTTDWDDIGEMVYGRSYPPTEMFLIRYSLQVAVHSIWRERNGRRHGEEPKAAAILSKLIDKTIRFHLLAVKATGHAYLERSLRIWFGIR